The Saccharomycodes ludwigii strain NBRC 1722 chromosome II, whole genome shotgun sequence genome window below encodes:
- the VPS13 gene encoding membrane morphogenesis protein VPS13 (similar to Saccharomyces cerevisiae YLL040C | VPS13 | Vacuolar Protein Sorting) — protein sequence MLESFAATFLNRILGSYVENFDENQLEVGIWNGDAKLKNLKLRKDALDALQLPLDVKSGILGDLTLIVPWSSLKNKPVKIVINDVFLLAVPRTLDSYDSEEDAKREFKRKMATLNELEMANDAKPADDANSKKNQSFTQNLITKIIDNVQITFKNIHIRYEDLDCIFSEDPYCVGVTLNELSAVSTNENWMPSFISITQEITHKLLSLNSLSLYWNTNCKDTIFDMDTSKMIDSFKSSIVTEDNTDMEYQYLLAPVTGTCRLSLNKLGSTETNPHIEALLDFSKLGLTLDDNQYKELLGSMSKYQWFKKSWKYRKLRPKYTVSENPKGWFKYVANCVLNEVHDKNYKKTWDYIKERKVKEGKYIALWKKKLAMPDLLTPLPNVEDENELDKLNADLPIDDIRFFRTLAKKEYLKEKINAPPGSSDSNGTNKSQNNWISNWWYGNNSSQTENLEMTEEQKQELYDAIDFDENNEIAEYSTPDDRITLRITSKLDRGSLTLKDKANNLTLGEMIFENCQTELFQRPNSYGLNFKLFQFTVVDGSPNTLNKHIVKVNTDSVDNSKLVTEGDPFFLINFEHNPLDIDADSSLGVKLQSMSIYYHVHFINRVMQFFKPPRQHYDTIAAIMSAAESTVETWTTQTRMGIEALLEEHQTFDVNLDLQTPLIIIPLDPHVWDTPCAIIDAGHISMVSDLVSREKIKELKKLSVEDYNKIDPKDVNRLMFDRFKLCLDNAQFLVGPDIRSTISSSGYSENDNQYAVLEKMHFEFVIDICILPKALNLPKIRTTGVLPTLKVCLNDYQYKIIMNLIATCLPNTNNETEDDAHHIGEAASEKISERERSNILVQRQLRQTKKYIDSLSKDELVQRSFQMKLDVDSTEIVLKKCVDRESMKAETLVSIGGDKLNFTFGKTPKDMYVTVGLANFYIEDFMYPDSSKELKYIVTSSKVSDDFTLFDMNYKRSQRLVEYETSLIEVYDQDIDLQLSALKVVLNSKSILTLLNYIMTTFTDPTAENIPADVLRHNAENLETSPQKINLCLKMDQTTLLIVDEFEKIATMELSKGMIDLIYLPEKMKVVGRLGSILLRDELHHNLNVDSDIRQIISMVEDEVAEFTYETFDTVNNTNDYTSSFDFKSSSIKINFIEQTINRIFEYFSTFQKTKTIFDKAREAAYNQAPSIDTINKLKLNVLVKTPIIKLPKVIDPKKGLCDDVTFYLGEFYLSNSFTNTNSKAMINRIQTGLRSTKVTSFFNFSNCTQKSNMVDNLDLIFNIDFNSNPSNLVPALKIKGNLSPLFMKLTETQVNYLLDLFPRIAATFSYDANSTTEDIENEAIKANDIIAPHNNYSVNTNIFNDLETKETKQKDPDALSLDLSFSLPDISLSLYDNTSNVEDIEQCGLTTISLHDSGFAITMKNNGSYKGNGFFSAFSIEDTRENKENKHVKLIPAISSDRKQFQIGIEKILYPEKNLINLFLTIDSPKIILAVDYLISLRLFSVHCFASPSDQISLNVADKTASIISGSETLVKSDASKTDEMKTKFNYVFDMIDSSVILLADPSDLDSEAVVFRVGRTLITHQDVFNIRADKIGMFLCNMESFDKEHIRLIDDFCVSGLCDSRSTENKIKTDVTLLVDPLVMRLSLRDIRLAMDIFNKAVSMATEKGLIGENGVEKKEEESGLGQQNAEVNFSREFKLALAKYAPSVLSDISWNTMSDKKDDKIQPGKVALLCSEKFQADFQGMRLALIGDINELPMLDLDVKPFSLQAKDWSGAFDAISTFETYVNIFNYSKSSWEPLIEQVPFTFHISKNDIVGDADLSVDLYSKKLSEITLTSQSISLLSTIPESIYNYEKIKPRGEIKPYRIINDIGEDLEVWIDTMNGGQTSKILLHYGDSIPWEFEDWRKVRENLDTDNTKLFLGFRVKSDDFQNSFRLDVSFESEDIYTLLPPTPSYHHRICCKTELGSDNVKTITFSSSLTMYNQTANTIEVRINGEKSVFVEPDARKSVPFRDVFTADLLIRPVSDNLQYTWSETPFTWKTLLMDSMFERCEEIESSTGFYFKMEAKYNKMEKLARVYPHMEIEISPPIEVENLLPYDMKFELVAKNKGESFVADLPRGESIPVHNINFDDFIFFRLSPKGSGYYSADYSLISVPKDSSVGTENKIEMVKRSTGETLFLNIHYHKKHDSNNEVLKIYAPYIILNGTERDIYVRANQSSNIFSSKVRAIANNEYVSAPEMFSFNEDQNKQLAQFKMRETEWSKATTIEVVGQSIDLKLSIPNKTMESELGIHISEGEGKYKLTKSIYINPRYIMKNSYKSDLVLAETMSKLETVLNQSASYPLYNMSLAQNKFCRLAMPGGKYSEAFKLGDIGTTYVKLFDSSRGKHILVKIETVCENATLFLEIKDSQSDWPFSLRNFSPYEFIMYQRDPSKLDSDGSYYADANQDSDDYNESLYLKKPQFEPIAYQLLSYTMMPFSWDFPSAKEKRLIIEYKNKRRSVDLREIGNLRPMQLEAPSKDYPEGLYAELNIMTDGPIQALVITKYNEETSMYKLKSKSKKQKQPPALPPRVSTSSSNNNLEPRMSVNSTSSVVTTGNTVGRSNNNNGSGGSSSSSSGGGGGGNSIIGTTSNNSSSATLNSNDKFVVNDDKADRHSFLKVSLSFEGLGISLINHQLQELCYVNIKGLEFKYNNSKLYQTFSWKLKWIQIDNQLFGGLYPNVVYPTIIPDRSEELDNHPVFSGSISKVNDETRGLTYFKHATILLQELTVKLDEDFVLSLIDFLDFPGASWHMLVQDKLYDDTSYDSKDEFVITLPHSSLNVESNDIYFETLHLQPTVLHLSFMRTEHINSLDDSKEVEVPPESALMMLVNVLTMALGNVNDAPIQLNSLLLENLKVSTSTLLNCVKEHYRATIFSQLYKIVGYADVFGNPIGLFNNLSSGFHDIFYRPYQGYVMNDRPEELGISIAKGSISFFKMSVYGFSDSVSKLTGSVAKGLSAATQDKSFQQRRLLQQRQNRYNHDINGFSSGFNSLVNGVASGLTGVARDPIEGAKKQGTGGFLKGLGKGLIGIPTKTVIGFLDMASNVSEGIKNTTTVLDANGVRPVRFPRFLGENKVVKSYNERESQGQYWLKMCNGGQYMKDHYVAHVLLPGKETILCVSQERIAEINICNLQCICMSRLENIESTPIDDGRQLVINVVSDDGQFVVWKYPIPNSNDRRMLLDAIIMVQKRARKYLDATP from the coding sequence ATGTTAGAATCCTTTGCTGCtacatttttaaatagaaTTCTAGGATCTTATGTTGAGAACTTTGATGAAAACCAATTGGAAGTAGGTATTTGGAATGGGGATGCCaaactaaaaaatttaaagttaCGTAAAGATGCCTTAGATGCTTTACAACTCCCTCTTGATGTTAAGTCTGGTATTTTAGGTGATTTAACCTTGATTGTCCCGTGGTCcagtttaaaaaacaaaccaGTCAAGATTGTAATAAATGATGTCTTTTTATTGGCTGTTCCTAGAACTTTGGATTCATATGATTCGGAGGAAGACGCTAAAAGGGAATtcaaaaggaaaatggCTACATTAAATGAATTGGAAATGGCCAATGATGCTAAGCCAGCTGATGATGcaaattccaaaaaaaatcaatctTTCACTCAAAATTTAATCACGAAAATTATAGATAATGTTCAgattacttttaaaaacattcaCATTAGATATGAAGATTTAGATTGCATATTTTCAGAAGATCCATACTGTGTTGGTGTGACTTTAAACGAACTATCAGCAGTTTCCACAAATGAAAATTGGATGCCTAGTTTCATCTCTATCACTCAAGAAATTACACATAAGCTATTGAGCTTAAATTCGTTGTCTTTATATTGGAACACCAATTGTAAGGACACCATATTTGATATGGACACTTCGAAAATGATTGACAGTTTTAAGTCTTCTATTGTCACTGAAGATAATACTGATATGGAATATCAATATTTATTAGCCCCTGTTACGGGTACTTGTAGACTGAGTTTGAATAAATTGGGATCTACAGAGACCAATCCACATATAGAGGCGTTGCTagatttttccaaattagGGCTTACATTAGACGACAATCAATACAAGGAGCTATTAGGTTCCATGTCTAAATACCAGTGGTTTAAGAAATCCTGGAAATACAGGAAACTGAGGCCAAAGTATACTGTCTCCGAAAACCCCAAGGGATGGTTCAAGTATGTTGCCAATTGTGTTTTGAATGAAGTTCACGACAagaattataaaaaaacctGGGATTATATTAAGGAAAGAAAGGTAAAAGAGGGCAAATATATTGCCttgtggaaaaaaaaattagcaaTGCCAGATCTTTTAACCCCATTGCCAAATGTTGAggatgaaaatgaattgGACAAATTGAATGCTGATCTACCCATTGATGATATCAGGTTTTTCAGAACTTTAGCTAAGaaagaatatttaaaagaaaaaataaacgcTCCACCGGGCTCATCTGATTCTAATGGCACCAATAAGTCCCAAAACAACTGGATTTCAAACTGGTGGTATGGGAATAATTCTTCTCAAACCGAAAACTTGGAAATGACAGAAGAACAAAAACAGGAATTATACGATGCGATCGACTTTGacgaaaataatgaaatcGCTGAATATTCTACGCCAGACGATCGGATTACTTTAAGAATAACAAGCAAATTAGACAGGGGTTCCTTAACTTTGAAGGATAAAGCAAATAATTTAACGCTAGGTGAAAtgatttttgaaaattgtCAAACTGAGTTATTTCAAAGACCAAATTCGTATGGTCTgaattttaaacttttccaATTTACAGTCGTTGATGGATCTCCAAATACTTTGAATAAACACATTGTCAAGGTTAATACCGACAGTGTCGATAATTCCAAATTAGTCACAGAAGGTGACCCCTTTTTTCTGATCAACTTTGAGCATAACCCATTGGATATCGACGCTGATAGTTCTTTAGGAGTCAAATTGCAAAGTATGTCTATTTATTACCACGttcattttattaacaGAGTTATGCAATTTTTCAAACCACCAAGACAACACTACGATACGATTGCAGCCATTATGTCGGCTGCTGAAAGTACTGTTGAAACTTGGACCACCCAAACTAGAATGGGTATTGAAGCACTTTTAGAAGAGCATCAGACTTTTGATGTGAATTTGGATCTACAAACACCGTTAATTATTATCCCGCTAGATCCACACGTTTGGGACACTCCATGTGCCATTATAGATGCTGGTCATATTTCGATGGTATCTGATTTGGTATCAAGAGAGAAAATTAAAGagctaaaaaaattaagtgTTGAAGATTATAACAAAATCGATCCCAAAGATGTCAATAGATTAATGTTTGATCGTTTTAAATTATGTTTAGACAATGCACAATTTTTGGTTGGTCCTGACATTCGTTCCACTATTTCTAGTTCTGGCTATTCTGAAAATGACAATCAATATGCCGTTTTGGAGAAGATGCATTTTGAATTCGTTATTGACATTTGTATCTTACCAAAAGCTTTGAATTTGCCTAAAATTAGAACAACTGGTGTGTTACCAACATTGAAAGTGTGTTTAAACGATTATCAGTACAAAATCATTATGAATTTAATTGCAACTTGCCTGCCCAACACAAATAATGAAACTGAAGATGATGCCCATCACATAGGAGAGGCAGCTAGCGAAAAAATATCAGAGAGGGAAAGGAGTAATATTTTGGTTCAAAGACAGTTAAGACAAACCAAAAAGTACATAGACAGTTTGAGCAAAGATGAACTGGTACAGAGGTCGTTTCAAATGAAATTGGATGTTGATTCCACAGAaattgtattaaaaaaatgcgTTGATAGGGAGTCTATGAAAGCGGAAACATTAGTTTCTATTGGCGGTGATAAATTGAACTTCACTTTTGGAAAGACACCCAAGGATATGTACGTCACTGTTGGTTTGGccaatttttatattgaaGATTTTATGTATCCTGATTCGAGTAAAGAGTTGAAATATATAGTTACTTCAAGCAAAGTTTCCGATGATTTTACTTTGTTTGACATGAATTACAAAAGAAGCCAAAGACTTGTTGAATATGAAACTTCACTAATTGAGGTGTACGATCAAGATATCGATTTGCAATTATCGGCTTTGAAGGtagttttaaatagtaAATCTATTTTGACGTtgttaaattatattatgaCCACGTTTACTGATCCAACTGCAGAGAATATTCCTGCCGATGTCCTAAGACATAATGCTGAAAATTTGGAGACATCTCCacaaaaaatcaatttgtGTTTGAAGATGGACCAAACAACATTATTAATCGTAGATGAGTTTGAGAAGATAGCCACTATGGAATTATCCAAGGGCATGATtgatttgatttatttgcCTGAAAAAATGAAGGTGGTCGGAAGGTTAGGAAGCATCTTGTTGCGCGATGAACTTCATCACAATTTAAATGTGGACTCAGATATCAGACAGATTATTAGTATGGTTGAGGATGAAGTTGCAGAGTTCACTTATGAAACTTTTGACACTGTTAACAACACAAATGATTACACATCCagttttgattttaaatccAGCtctattaaaattaatttcattGAACAAACTATCAATAGAATTTTTGAGTATTTCAGCACTTTTCAAAAAACgaaaacaatttttgaCAAGGCAAGAGAAGCTGCGTACAACCAGGCACCCAGCATTGATACAATTAATAAACTAAAATTGAATGTTTTGGTTAAAACGCCCATTATCAAGTTACCAAAAGTGATTGATCCGAAAAAGGGCCTATGTGATGATGTAACATTCTATTTGGGGGAGTTTTACTTAAGTAACAGTTTTACAAACACAAATTCAAAAGCCATGATTAACCGCATTCAAACAGGATTAAGGTCCACCAAAGTTACCTcctttttcaacttttcGAATTGTACTCAAAAGTCAAATATGGTTGATAATTTGGacttaatatttaatattgatTTCAATTCTAATCCTTCCAATCTTGTGCCTGCATTAAAAATCAAGGGTAATCTATCACCTTTGTTTATGAAACTAACGGAAACACAAGTGAATTATTTGTTAGATTTATTTCCCAGGATAGCGGCAACATTTTCATACGATGCGAATTCAACCACAGAGGATATCGAAAATGAAGCAATAAAGGCGAATGATATTATAGCACCACATAATAACTATAGTGtcaatacaaatatttttaatgactTAGAAACTAAGGAAACCAAGCAGAAGGATCCAGATGCGTTATCTTTGGATTTGTCATTTTCGCTTCCTGATATATCTTTGTCTTTGTATGATAACACCAGCAACGTTGAGGACATTGAGCAGTGTGGTTTAACAACTATTTCTTTACATGATTCCGGATTTGCTATCACgatgaaaaataatggcAGCTATAAAGGGAATGGATTCTTTTCCGCGTTTTCTATTGAAGATACGAGAGAaaataaggaaaataaGCATGTTAAGTTGATACCTGCAATTTCTTCTGATCGTaaacaatttcaaattGGCATAGAAAAAATTCTGTACCCTGAAAAAAATCTGATCAATCTCTTTTTGACCATTGATAGCcctaaaataattttggcGGTAGATTATTTGATATCTTTGAGATTGTTTTCTGTTCACTGTTTTGCTTCTCCTAGCGACCAGATTTCGTTGAATGTAGCAGATAAAACTGCTAGCATTATTTCAGGGTCTGAGACCCTTGTTAAATCTGATGCCAGCAAAACCGATGAAATGAAaactaaatttaattatgtGTTTGATATGATTGATTCCTCCGTGATTTTATTAGCGGATCCATCGGATTTGGACTCAGAAGCTGTTGTGTTTAGGGTAGGCAGGACTTTGATTACTCATCAAGATGTGTTCAACATAAGAGCTGATAAGATTGGTATGTTTTTATGTAATATGGAGAGCTTCGATAAAGAACACATCAGATTGATTGATGATTTTTGTGTGAGTGGGCTATGTGATTCTAGATCCACAGAAAACAAGATTAAAACAGATGTTACTTTATTAGTTGATCCGTTGGTTATGAGATTGTCCCTAAGAGATATTAGATTGGCGAtggatatttttaacaaagcTGTGTCAATGGCCACTGAGAAGGGTTTGATTGGTGAAAATGGggttgaaaaaaaggaagaagaatCTGGATTGGGACAACAAAATGCCGAGGTTAATTTTTCAAGAGAGTTCAAGTTGGCGTTGGCGAAATATGCACCCAGTGTCCTATCTGACATTAGTTGGAATACTATGTCCGATAAGAAAGATGATAAAATTCAACCCGGCAAAGTAGCATTATTGTGTAGCGAAAAATTCCAAGCAGACTTTCAAGGAATGCGTTTAGCTTTGATTGGTGATATAAATGAGTTGCCAATGTTGGATTTGGATGTGAAACCATTTTCTTTGCAAGCAAAAGATTGGTCTGGTGCTTTTGATGCTATCAGTACTTTTGAAACTTATGTTAacatatttaattattcaaaatcGAGCTGGGAGCCTCTGATCGAGCAAGTCCCCTTTACCTTTCATATTTCTAAGAACGATATTGTGGGAGATGCAGATTTATCTGTGGATTTGTACTCAAAAAAGTTATCTGAGATCACTCTAACATCTCAATCAATTAGTTTGTTGTCTACGATCCCTGAGTCgatttataattatgaaaaaattaaaccaaGGGGTGAAATAAAGCCTTATAGGATAATTAATGACATTGGTGAAGATTTGGAAGTTTGGATTGACACTATGAACGGCGGACAAACAAGTAAGATTTTGTTGCATTATGGTGATAGTATTCCTTGGGAGTTTGAGGATTGGAGAAAAGTGAGAGAGAATTTAGATACTGATAACaccaaactttttttagGGTTTAGAGTGAAAAGTGatgattttcaaaatagCTTTCGTCTGGATGTTAGTTTTGAATCAGAAGATATCTATACTTTACTGCCACCTACACCTTCGTATCATCATAGGATTTGTTGTAAAACAGAGCTAGGGTCTGATAATGTGAAAACGATAACTTTTAGCTCTTCGTTAACTATGTATAATCAGACAGCAAACACAATTGAAGTTAGAATCAATGGAGAAAAATCTGTTTTTGTTGAGCCTGATGCCAGGAAATCTGTGCCCTTTAGAGATGTATTTACGGCAGATTTGTTGATTAGGCCCGTATCTGACAATTTACAATACACCTGGTCTGAAACTCCATTCACTTGGAAAACGTTATTAATGGATTCAATGTTTGAAAGATGTGAGGAAATCGAAAGCAGCACcggattttattttaagatGGAGGCTaagtataataaaatggaaaaattaGCCAGAGTCTATCCGCACATGGAAATTGAGATATCACCACCTATTGAGGTTGAGAATCTATTACCTTATGATATGAAATTTGAGCTAGTGGCTAAAAATAAGGGCGAGAGTTTTGTAGCAGATTTACCAAGGGGAGAAAGTATTCCTGTTCATAACATTAATTTTGAtgattttatctttttcagATTATCTCCAAAGGGATCAGGGTATTATTCGGCAGATTATTCTTTAATTTCTGTTCCCAAGGATAGTTCTGTTGGTACTGAGAATAAAATCGAAATGGTTAAAAGATCCACTGGAGAAACGTTATTTTTGAACATTCATTACCATAAGAAACACGATTCTAACAATGAGGTTTTGAAGATATATGCAccatatattattttgaatggTACCGAACGTGATATCTATGTCAGAGCAAATCAGTcttctaatattttttcaagtAAAGTTAGAGCTATAGCTAATAATGAGTATGTGTCTGCTCCAGAAATGTTTTCCTTTAATGAAGaccaaaataaacaattggCGCAATTTAAGATGAGGGAAACCGAGTGGTCTAAGGCGACAACAATTGAAGTTGTTGGACAGAGTATTGATCTAAAACTATCTATTCCAAACAAGACTATGGAGTCTGAGTTGGGTATTCATATTTCTGAGGGCGAGGGTAAATACAAATTGACGAAATCGATTTATATAAACCCAAGGTACATTATGAAAAATAGTTACAAGTCTGATTTGGTTTTAGCTGAGACGATGTCAAAATTGGAAACAGTGTTAAACCAAAGTGCGTCATATCCACTATACAATATGTCGTTGgcacaaaataaattttgtaGATTGGCGATGCCTGGTGGGAAATACTCTGAGGCTTTTAAACTTGGAGATATTGGTACCACATATGTCAAACTATTTGATAGTTCACGTGGCAAGCATATTTTGGTTAAGATCGAAACGGTTTGCGAAAATGCcacattatttttagaaattaAGGATTCTCAAAGTGATTGGCCATTTTCTTTAAGGAATTTTAGCCCTTATGAGTTTATAATGTATCAACGGGATCCATCAAAACTTGATTCGGATGGGAGTTATTATGCCGACGCTAATCAGGACAGTGATGATTATAATGAATCAttgtatttgaaaaaaccTCAGTTTGAACCAATTGCATATCAATTATTAAGTTATACTATGATGCCCTTTTCTTGGGACTTCCCATCTGCTAAGGAGAAAAGGTTAATAATTGagtataaaaacaaaagacgTTCTGTTGATCTAAGGGAGATTGGAAATTTAAGGCCAATGCAATTGGAGGCGCCTTCCAAAGACTATCCAGAGGGGCTATACGCCGAGTTGAATATTATGACTGATGGTCCTATACAGGCTTTAGTGATTACTAAATATAATGAAGAAACCAGTATGTACAAATTGAAATCCAAAtcaaagaaacaaaaacaaccaCCAGCTTTACCACCAAGGGTCTCTACATCTTCAtcaaacaataatttaGAACCAAGAATGAGTGTAAACAGTACCAGTTCTGTTGTTACTACTGGAAATACTGTGGGCCgcagtaataacaataatggtagtggtggtagtagtagtagtagtagtggtggtggtggtggtggtaatagtattattggtactactagtaataatagtagtagcGCGACATTAAACAGTAATGATAAGTTTGTTGTGAATGATGATAAAGCAGATAGACATAGTTTTTTGAAGGTCTCATTATCTTTTGAAGGGTTGGGCATTTCATTAATTAATCACCAATTGCAAGAGTTATGTTATGTTAATATTAAGGGACTTGAATTTAAGTACAACAATTCTAAGTTGTATCAAACTTTTAGTTGGAAACTAAAATGGATTCAAATTGACAACCAATTGTTTGGTGGATTATATCCGAACGTTGTGTACCCTACAATTATACCAGACAGGTCTGAAGAATTAGATAACCATCCGGTATTTTCTGGGTCTATATCTAAAGTAAACGACGAGACCAGGGGGTTGACATATTTTAAGCATGCCACTATATTGCTACAGGAATTAACAGTTAAATTAGATGAggattttgttttatcttTGATTGACTTTTTGGACTTCCCGGGGGCTTCGTGGCACATGTTGGTGCAGGATAAGTTGTACGATGATACAAGCTACGATTCGAAGGATGAGTTTGTGATTACATTACCCCATTCTAGTTTGAATGTAGAAAGCaatgatatttattttgaaacgTTGCACTTGCAACCAACTGTTTTGCACTTAAGTTTTATGCGTACTGAACATATTAACAGTTTGGATGATTCCAAAGAAGTTGAAGTACCTCCAGAAAGTGCACTAATGATGTTGGTGAATGTTTTAACTATGGCGCTAGGGAATGTCAATGACGCACCAATTCAATTGAACTCATTGCTGTTGGAGAATTTAAAAGTCAGCACTAGTACTTTGCTAAACTGTGTTAAAGAGCATTATAGGGCAACGATTTTCAGtcaattatataaaatagttGGTTATGCGGATGTTTTTGGTAATCCGATCGGGCTATTTAACAATTTAAGTAGTGGGTTTCATGACATATTTTACAGGCCATATCAAGGCTACGTGATGAATGACAGACCTGAGGAGTTAGGGATTAGTATAGCTAAGGGAAGTATCAGTTTTTTCAAGATGTCTGTTTATGGGTTTTCGGATAGTGTTAGCAAGTTGACAGGCTCTGTAGCTAAGGGGCTAAGTGCTGCTACACAAGACAAAAGTTTCCAGCAAAGACGTTTACTGCAACAGAGACAAAACAGATATAACCATGACATTAACGGGTTCAGTTCTGGGTTTAATTCTTTGGTGAATGGTGTAGCATCGGGTTTAACTGGAGTGGCAAGAGATCCGATAGAAGGTGCGAAAAAACAAGGAACTGGCGGATTTCTCAAGGGGTTAGGGAAAGGCTTGATAGGGATACCGACGAAGACGGTTATTGGATTTTTAGATATGGCCAGCAATGTAAGTGAAGGAATTAAAAACACGACTACGGTTTTAGACGCGAATGGGGTTCGTCCAGTTAGGTTCCCTAGGTTTTTGGGTGAGAATAAAGTTGTCAAAAGCTATAATGAAAGGGAATCGCAGGGGCAGTACTGGTTGAAGATGTGTAATGGTGGTCAATACATGAAAGACCACTATGTCGCGCATGTTTTGTTGCCAGGAAAGGAAACAATTTTGTGTGTTTCACAGGAGAGAATTGCAGAGATTAACATTTGTAATCTACAATGTATTTGTATGAGTAGACTTGAAAACATTGAAAGCACGCCCATTGATGATGGTAGACAGTTGGTAATTAATGTAGTGAGCGATGATGGACAATTTGTTGTTTGGAAATACCCTATCCCAAATTCTAATGATAGAAGAATGTTATTAGACGCTATAATTATGGTCCAAAAAAGAGctagaaaatatttggatgCAACCCCATAG
- the SDH2 gene encoding succinate dehydrogenase iron-sulfur protein subunit SDH2 (similar to Saccharomyces cerevisiae YLL041C | SDH2 | Succinate DeHydrogenase), which produces MLKSVISKRTLATAAATATKPPKMKSFKIYRWNPDTPAVKPKMQEFQVDLNDCGPMVLDALLKIKNEQDHTLTFRRSCREGICGSCAMNIGGRNTLACLCKIDKNVNKTVKIYPLPHMHIVKDLVPDLTQFYKQYKSIHPYLHRAKFPADGKEILQSVEDRKKLDGLYECILCACCSTSCPSYWWNSEEYLGPAVLMQAYRWMVDTRDEAFASRKEELQNSMSVYRCHTILNCTRTCPKGLNPGKAIAEIKKFLAVD; this is translated from the coding sequence ATGTTGAAAAGTGTCATTTCAAAAAGAACTCTAGCTACCGCTGCTGCCACCGCTACAAAGCCACCAAAGATGAAaagctttaaaatttaCAGATGGAACCCAGATACTCCAGCTGTTAAGCCAAAAATGCAAGAATTCCAAGTCGATTTAAACGATTGTGGGCCTATGGTTTTAGAtgctttattaaaaattaagaatGAGCAAGATCACACTTTGACTTTCAGGAGATCCTGTAGAGAAGGTATCTGTGGTTCTTGTGCCATGAACATTGGTGGTAGAAACACTTTGGCTTGTTTATGTAAAATTGACAAAAACGTTAACAAAACTGTAAAGATCTATCCATTGCCACATATGCACATTGTTAAGGATTTAGTTCCAGATTTAACTCAATTTTACAAACAGTACAAGAGTATTCATCCATATTTACATAGAGCCAAGTTTCCAGCAGATGGTaaagaaattttacaaTCTGTTGAGGACCGTAAGAAGTTGGATGGTTTATACGAATGTATTTTGTGTGCTTGTTGTTCCACTTCTTGTCCATCATACTGGTGGAACAGTGAAGAGTACTTAGGCCCAGCTGTTTTAATGCAAGCTTACAGATGGATGGTTGATACCAGAGATGAAGCATTCGCTTCTAGAAAGGAAGAGTTGCAAAACTCTATGTCTGTTTACAGATGCCATACTATTTTGAACTGTACTAGAACTTGTCCAAAAGGTTTGAATCCAGGTAAAGCCATTGCTGAAATCAAAAAGTTCTTGGCCGTTGACTGA